The nucleotide window TAAAGTATAAAAAATAGTATTACTACAAATAAAACAGTAACTATTAATCTTATAAATTCATTTTTACTTTTTTGAACTATTCTATTTCTAATCCTAAACAAATATAATTCAAAAAATATTGGATAAATTGTAAATATGAAAAAATCAAATTCTTTTAAATAATTTGCATCTACATAGTACAATATACATAATATACTGTAGTATATAAATGGTATTAAAAAAAAGTACGTTACAGCCATTTCCTTAGCTTTTCTCAATTTCTTTTTCCTTGCCAATAAAAAAAGCTCCTTTCAAATTATTATAATTTCACAACCTCATATCCACAGTCACAAAAATTTAATACTTACTATAAATTGAAATTATTAAAATAAATAATACTAATACATATAACCATTCAAAAACATTTCCCAAAGTGCTTCCAGTTTTTATTATAGGAATTTTAAGTCTAATATTTAATATTTTATATAAATTTTTATACAATGTATATTTTTTTAATCTTTCATGCAGTCCCATCTTTTTCAAAATAACTGGTAAACTTGAAACAGGTACTCCACTACTTGTAAATACATCACCTAAATACAAATGTGAAAAATATCCTATAGCAAAAGGAAGCGTTATATAACTTACATTTAATATATCAGCCAAATATTTGACCCCTATAACAGATAAAATTAAACCTTCAGGAGCATGAAGAAAAGTTCTATGAGGAAACACTGCTATTATCATAAAAATAGCACCCCAAATAACACCTATAATTCTACCCCTACTAAAATATATTATAGACAATGACATACATATATATATACTCATCATAAAAATTTTTTTTATCTTTAATGATTTATTATCTATTTTCCTGTATATTGATGAAAGTAAAGGTATATATTTCCCAACTTTTATACTATTAAAAGACAAAAATAATAAAATAATTTCCAAAATAACAAGTTCTTTTAAATATACTTTATTTTTATACATGTATAAAATAATCAATACGGCAGGTACTATAAAAAAGAAAAATCCAATCACTTTTTTTATTAATCTATTAAAATAATTTATAGTCTTTTTAGATGCTTTAAATAATGGATTTTTAGTATTTACCATACTGTGGTCTGAATCTGCATCTGGAAATACTGCTCCTATACCTGCTGCTAAAAGAGCTAAAACATCTATTTTCATATGATAAAATGATATTAATATTTTGCCAGTTAAAAAACTCATTAATAAATAATATAATATACCTATTTTAAAATGAGTCTTCCCCATCATTTTAAAAACGCCCTTTCACATTTACATTTGTTTGCTACAAATTAAACTGTTAGCTTCATGTTACAAGTTTTAGAACCAATTCTTCAAGTCTTTCTGAAAAACTTTTAGTTTTAAACTCTTAATTTTTATTTTAATTTATACGATTTTAAAAGTTAAATTAGTATTTGCGGATAATAAAAACTATTAAGGATAAATTATCCATATATTAGGATATAAATATCCCATTCAAAGAATAATAAAATTTTAAAAAAATCAAGAATCAATTTTAAAAGCTTTAAATATATCTTTTAAAGGTATTTTAGCTTTAGAACTTTTGTAAACAAAACAAATTAACTCTTTAACCGATAGGCTAAGATGAAATAAAAAAGATGATTTTTAAAATCATCTTCTATATAAGCTATATCAAAGATGTTAAACATATAAAAAATTATATATCAAAAAAAGATTCCTAAATATAACTAATTTATCTGTTTCCAAGAAATCATCAAAATTTTTTTAAATCTAAAATTACACATTCACATTTTGGGTATAAAAAGTTCTTATATATAGTGAGAGGGAATTAACCGGTTAAATTTTCTCGATTAAAAAATTATAAAAAATAATGAAAATACATTAACTGCACAAAATATTGTAGAAAACTATATGGAAACATTAGACAATGACTTTGATACAATTGCAACAAATGGTAAAAATTGCACAAAAATTGAAATGACACATAAATATAAAAAACATAGGAGTAATGATAGAACATACTTTTTATCTAATGTAAAAGTGATATAATTTAATTACTATATTGACAAAAAAAGCTATAATTGTAGAAAATATATATCCATCTTTCACATTAAAATATATAAATAAAAAAGATGCAATAAAAGTGGATAGGAAAATAATTAGAATTTCTTTAAATGAGTTTGAATGTTTAAATTTTAGAAATGAAAAAAATTTGAACATAAATCTTACTCCTTTTTCTATATTATTATACTTATATCAAGTTATAATTTTTCAATTACATTCCAGTTTATTACACATTATATTAATAAAAAAGGTTCTTTGTCAATAGTTGGAAGTGGAATTCCTTGTAATGCCACTCTATTATTAAGTTTGAGCCTATTTTAATGGAAAGGTAAGAAACTACTTGTTTTTGGATACACTTAATAAACCTAGCTAAAATGTAGGCTTTTATATTTATTATGTATGTGATTTTCTTTATACAAAAAATCAAAGCGTCTGCTGACGCTTTGCAAATTTTTAATTAAATTTTTCATATATTAATATTAAATAAAATTCTGTAATTAAGAAAATATATATGGATTTTCGCTCCATTTCCTTAGTAAATCCATTTCTTCTTTTTTTATATATCCCATATCTACTGCTATAGGCAATAATACATCATAGCTTGTAATTGTTCTATATTTAACATCTTCTTTTTGAAATAACTCATTTAAAGCCTTAAAATTATAAGTAAATATAGCTAATACACATAAAACTTCTGCTCCTGCTTCTCTCAAAGCTTTAACAGCTCTCATAGAACTTCCCCCTGTAGACAGCAAATCTTCTATAACAACTACCTTTTGTCCTTTTTCAAGTTTTCCTTCTATTTGATTTTGCTTTCCATGCCCTTTTGCAGAACTTCTTACATACACCATAGGCAAGTTCATTTTTTGTGATGTCCATGCTGCATGAGGTATCCCTGCTGTTGCTGTTCCTGCAATAATATTTACCTCTGAAAATTCTGTTTCTATTATCTCTTTAAAAGCCTGAGCTATAGTATCTCTTACTTTTGGATAGCTCATAGTTAATCTATTATCACAATAAATAGGCGACTTTATACCAGATGCCCATGTAAATAGATTATCTGTACTTCTAACTGATACTGCTTTAATTTCAAGAAGCATTTTTGCAACTTTTTCACTTGTATTCATATAATATCCCCTCTCTTTATATTTTACATATGTCAATAACCTCAAAATCACTTATATTCCTTTTTATAATATTAATTAGTGCTGACAAAGTATCAATTGAAGTCATACAGCATACTTTTCTTTCTACTGCTGTCCTTCTTATCTTAAAACCATCAGTTCTCGAATTTCTTCCTTTAGTAGGTATATTTACTACTAAATCTACTTTTCCTTCCTCTATAATATCCAATACCCCTTTTCCACGTTCACCTATTTTACTTACTTTTACTGCTTCAATTCCATTTTCTTTTAAGAAATTTTTTGTACCTTCTGTTGCATATATCTCAAAATCAAGTTCATATAATGATTTTGCTAAAGGTAAAAATTCTTTTTTAAATGCATCAGCTATACTTGCTAATACTCGCCCATTCTTAGGTATGTTTATACCAGCTGCAATCATACCTTTGTATAATGCAGTATATAAATCATTTGCAACGCCTAACACTTCTCCAGTAGATTTCATTTCAGGACCTAAAGCAACTTCAGTATTTGGCAGTTTCTCCATTGAAAATACAGGAACTTTT belongs to Caminicella sporogenes DSM 14501 and includes:
- the pyrE gene encoding orotate phosphoribosyltransferase, whose amino-acid sequence is MNTSEKVAKMLLEIKAVSVRSTDNLFTWASGIKSPIYCDNRLTMSYPKVRDTIAQAFKEIIETEFSEVNIIAGTATAGIPHAAWTSQKMNLPMVYVRSSAKGHGKQNQIEGKLEKGQKVVVIEDLLSTGGSSMRAVKALREAGAEVLCVLAIFTYNFKALNELFQKEDVKYRTITSYDVLLPIAVDMGYIKKEEMDLLRKWSENPYIFS
- a CDS encoding metal-dependent hydrolase, with amino-acid sequence MMGKTHFKIGILYYLLMSFLTGKILISFYHMKIDVLALLAAGIGAVFPDADSDHSMVNTKNPLFKASKKTINYFNRLIKKVIGFFFFIVPAVLIILYMYKNKVYLKELVILEIILLFLSFNSIKVGKYIPLLSSIYRKIDNKSLKIKKIFMMSIYICMSLSIIYFSRGRIIGVIWGAIFMIIAVFPHRTFLHAPEGLILSVIGVKYLADILNVSYITLPFAIGYFSHLYLGDVFTSSGVPVSSLPVILKKMGLHERLKKYTLYKNLYKILNIRLKIPIIKTGSTLGNVFEWLYVLVLFILIISIYSKY